DNA from Archaeoglobus veneficus SNP6:
AGCAGTTATAAATGGCGTTGAGGTGGAGTTCGTAGACCTGCCGGGAATATACAGCCTCGAAGCTTACAGTCTCGACGAGAAGATAGCCCGCGACTACCTCGTAAATGAGAAACCGGATGTTGTTCTGAACGTTATCGACGCAACAAATCTTGAAAGGAACCTTTACCTCACACTCCAGCTTTGCAATTTAGGCATTCCGATGGTTATTGCTTTGAACATGCTCGATGAAGCGAGGAAAAGGGGGATAGAGATCGATGCAAAAAAACTCGAGGAGATCCTGGGTGTGCCTGTCATTGAAACCATCGCCGTCGAAAAGAAAGGCATTGAAGAGCTGAAAAAGGCCCTGTTCAGTCCGGCAGTCTGCAGGCTGAGGGTTGAAAACAGGCTGAAATTGGCCGAACAGATTGCCAAACAGGTTGTAGAAAAAAAGGAAGCCTTTACATACCTGGACGCAATAGACGAGGTTTTTACAGACCCCCTTTTCGGCATTCCCGTCTTTTTCTCCGTTATGTGGATGGTGTTCCGCTTCACGTACGACGTTGCTTCGCCCCTCGTGAACGCCGTAGACCTGGCTTTTTCGCTCCTTGCAGATGCGATAGGCAGCGAAGGTGTTCTTGCGTCCCTGCTCAGCCAGGGAATAATAAAAGGTGTCGGCAGCGTCCTCGTGTTCGTTCCAAACATAGCGTTCCTCTTCATAGCCCTTGCAGTCATGGAACTCAGCGGTTACATGGCAAGGGCCGTCTTTATAATGGACAGAACAATGAGCAGATTTGGTCTGAACGGAAGGGCAGTAATACCGCTTATTATGGGCTTTGGATGCAATGTGCCGGCAATAATGGCGACGAGGGCCATTGAAGACTGGAAGATCAGGATTACGACCGTCCTCATCAATCCGTTCATGTCCTGCAGCGCCCGCCTTCCGATATACATCCTGTTTGCTGGCACGTTCTTTCCGTCGATGGCGAGTGCAGCCATAATGTCTCTCTACCTCCTCGGCGTCCTCCTTGCTCTTATTTCGGCCTTCGTACTCAGAAGGTTCGTTTTCAGGGGGGAGGCGGAGTTCATAATGGAGATGCCTCCCTACAGAATTCCAAAGTTCTCTGCCATCGCAAAGCTGACGTGGAGCAGAGTCAAGCACTTCATAGAGAAGGCTGGAACTGTCATCCTTGCAATGTCCGTCGTAATATGGCTCCTGACGAATTATCCGTCGAACAGCATCGAGGAGAGCTATGCGGGAATGCTCGGCAGAGCAATTCAGCCTCTCTTCGCCCCGATGGACTGGAGCTGGGAACTCGTCGTGGCACTTTTAATGGGGTTCGTTGCAAAGGAGGTCGTTGTCGAGACGATAGGGATAACTGTAGGAGATGGTCTTGCAGGTCTGCTAACTCCCGCTCAGGCCTTCGGCTTCATGGTTTTCTCCCTCCTCTACATGCCCTGCCTTGCAACCCTTGCGGTTATAAGAACCGAGGCTGGAAGTTGGAAATGGACGGGTTTTGCTGTCGTTTACAGCTTTAGCGTAGCCTACGTTGTGTCTTTAGCTCTCATAAAATTAATGAGGTTCTGGAGGTGGTAATATTATCTCCCTCGCTTACGCTGTAATTTTCGCTATTCTCGCAGCGATTGAGGCGAGGGCTTCCCTGCTGAATGCCTTCGTCCTTCTCACTATCGCAGCCATTTATCTCAAGGGATGGGCTGGTAAGAGCAAAGCCTATACATTTACAGCGTCGCTGCTTGCAGTCTGCTTCGCAACTATTTCGGCTCTTGCCATGCTTGCTTCGGCGATAGATGCGGCTTTCTTCGACGGCTCATTCCGAGTTGAGACCGGTGTCTTCGGCTTTCTATCACTCCCTCTCCTCGACAGGCTGAGAAGGAGTAAATAACGTTACGGACCAGATGCCACACTGATCAGAATGTCCCCTCAAATTAGTTCTATCGTTCCTCCATTTCCGAGCTTGCATTTAATTGAGCCAGCCGGCAGGTCGGGGACGATTCCGTCAACATCTATGTAAAATATGTCTTCCTCTCCAAAAGCGAAGTCGTTGTACCTCCTGATTTTCAGGATGACATCGTAGTAAACGTGCCACCTCTTCTCTATGAAGCCCGTATACACGCCCGTAGGGACAAAAACGAAGAATGTTAGCTCGTCAGGCATGACATCGTATATCATAGCCATGCTCGTCAGGTAGCGGGGCGTTGGGAATGGTACGTGAATACCGAAAAGTACAAGGAAGTCGTCGTCTTTCAGGTTTCTGAACGTTTCCTCACCTTCTATCGTCTCTTCACCACTCCACGGTATGAAGTCGTAAAGCTCCCCGAAAGGGACAGTTTCCTTCATCCCTATTTTGATGATCTTCGCGGTATCGAGTATTTCACCAAGCCCGGAATCCGACTTCGCCACGAAGTGGTAAAACCTGTTGAGAGCTCTGGACATTATCTCAGAAATTACTGCAACGTAGAAATCTTTTTTTGATGCGTAGTAGGGAATTACATGGAGGAACGCAAAACTCACCATCGGTCTCAGGGCCGCGTAAGCAACTCTCGTCCTGAGACCCTCCAGCTTCCTTATCAGAACGTCTTCAATTTCCATCTACCAATCTTGTGACAATGCATTTAAAAAATTTTCACGTGCAGATTCAATGTAATATCCTGCTTACCGGTAGTGTCAAGTTAACACCTCCAGTAGTTGTAGAAGGCCATAAAGCTCTCCAACCAGCTCTGTACAGAGACAAAAGAACTCCTGAATGGAAATCTGTTCCAGAACCTCTTCGTTCTCTCTTTAAACCTCGAAAAGAATCCTTCTACAGCATTTCTTCTACCAAACGTTTCATGCCTGTATCTCAGCCCTAACCTTTTCAAAGCCCACAGATACCAGAAACCTCTATCAACAACGATCTCTGGCTTGTTTTCGCAATGCTTGAGAACTTCTCTAAGGAAAACGTAAGCTTCAAAGCTTCCTCTTCCTCCAGAAGCCCATATAGCTAGGCATTCCATGGTATCAACGTCTATAGCAGCCCAAACAAAGATTTGTTTCTTTTCCAGTTTTATTTTTGTTTCATCTATCGCAACAAGTCTTCTTTTCTTCTTTTCTGGTTGTTTTAAGACTGTTTTGAGTCTATGGTAGTAAATCCTAACAGATTCGTGACTTATTTCTTCGAATAAAGATAGAAAATCACTTGTTTTTCTCAAAGAAAGGCCAAAGAAGTATAATAATGCTGCAAGTATTTTAAGTTCCACATCTTTCCTGTTCCTTCGAAAGACTTTTGTAGACTTGACGTAATCTACCAACTGGCTTAGCGCAGGCTGCATAAGTTGTATCTTAGTTATTTATTTTTTGTTATTTTGACACTGCCTGCTTACCTGCAAGGAACGTATCTTTACATCATATCCGCTGGAGTCTTCCAAGATGTACCTGTTCCGACCCAAAGCTTTACTATATTTTCTACAAGAATATTTGAGAATGAAGGAGGCATTACTGTACTCAACTGGAAGAGAAAAGAGAGCGAGGTGTCATCTCTGCTGGAATCTCTGCAACGTGGAAGAAGGGGAGAGGGGCAGATGTAATGCAAGGCTTAACGTCTCTGGAAGGCTTTATACCCTCACTTACGGGAATATAAGCGCAATGGAGAGCAGGCCCGTGGAAATAAAGCCCTTCTTCCACTTCATGCCTGGAACGACCTCCATGACGTTCTCAACGTATTCGTGCAACCTTTCCTGCATGTGGTGCCAGAACTGGAGACTTTCGCGAACTCCACCGCCAGAGGGCTATCAGGTTGTCGATCCGGAGAAAATCGTCAGAGCGGCAATTGATGCGAAAGACAGGAGCACATGTGCGAGCTTCAACGAGCCAACACTCCTCTTCGAGTATCTCCTCGACCTCTTCCCCCTCGCAAAAGAGTTCGGGCTTAGAAACACGATGGTCTCTAACGGCTACATGATGCCAAAGGCTCTCAAGATGCTGATTAATGCGGGACTCGACGCCATAAATATCGACGTAAAGGGAAGCAGAGAAGTTTACAGGAGATACTGTGGTGGTAAAAGCGACATCCACGTCTGGAAAAACATAAGGTTCGCTGCAAAGAGAATTCACGTTGAAGTCGTAAACCTGCTCGTAAGGAACGTGAATGATGACGAAGACTCCATACGGGAAATCGTGGAGAAACATCTGAAGTATGCCGGAGACGAGATTCCAATCCACTTTACCCGTTACTTCCCAGCGTTTCTCTTCGATAAACCCCCGACCGACGTTTCAAAACTCGAGAGAGCTGTTGAGATTGCGAGAAGGGAAGGAGTTGAATACGCCTACATCGGAAACGTTCCCGGACATAAATTTGAAAACACCTACTGCCCGCAGTGCGGGGTTCTGCTCGTGCAAAGGTACCACACCACTGTTCTCGAAAACAGGGTGAAAAACGGGAAATGTCCCAATTGCGGGAAAGATATTTACGGGATATGGAGTTAAGCCTGCCTACTGAAAGCGTATTATCTCGTTGATGGAATTGCGCCGCGCTTTCACCATTCCCGTAAAAAAAGCTGGGTGATGCCGGCAGTTAGCTATTGGCAAGTATTGCCTGCCGTTTGCAGGAGCAGCTGATGTTATCGAGGTTATCAGCTATTCAGAAATACCTCAGGATCTCGTAAAGCGTCGTACGCTGCGCTACCGGCCTTCCAACAGATTTTACAGCCCTGACAATGTCCTCAACCCTCGCAGGCTGGAAGGGTTTACCTGTAGCTCTCACAACATTCTCCTCAAGCATGGTTCCGCCGAAGTCGTTAGCTCCGAAGAAGAGCGCGAGAGTCGCAATTTCAAAACCCTGTGTGAGCCAGGAGGCCTGGATGTTTCTTATGTTGTGCAGAATTATGCGGGAAATAGCAAGAACCTGAAGGTACCTCGTCGCTGGGGCTGGATGCTTAACCCTTCCATAAAGCTCAGTCCTCTCTGGTTGGAACGTCCAGGGGATGAAAGCAGTAAAGCCACCAGTTTCAGCCTGCAGATCACGAATCTTGAAAAGGTGCTCGACTATGTCCTCGTCGCTCTCGATGTGGCCGAACATCATCGTCGCGCTTCCCTTAAGTCCGATACTGTGAGCAGTTCGCATCACCTCGAGCCAGCCTCTGCTGTCAACCTTGTTAGGGCTGATTTGCGTTCTCACCCTGTCGCTTAGAATTTCCGCCCCTCCTCCAGGCAGTGAGTCCAAGCCAGCGTTTTTCAGCCTCTCGAGGACTTCTTTAACGCTGCACTTCTCGAGCTTCGCCAGGAAGTAAATTTCTGGCGGGGAAAGGGCGTGAAGCTGAATAGATGGGAAACGTCTTTTAATCTCGGAAAAAACGTTCTCGAACCACTCTATGCCAAGTTCCGGGTTCATTCCTCCCTGCATCAGGATCTGCGTCGCTCCAACTTCCACCGCTTCTTCGATCTTCTTCAGAATTTCGTCGAGACTTAGGACGTAGCCTTCGTCATCGTTTCTGGCGTAGAATGCACAGAACTTACACTTGGATGTACATACATTTGTGTAGTTTATGTTCCTGTCAACGACGAAGGTTACGAGGTCTCCACACTTCCTTTTCCTTATCTCGTCTGCGATCTTCCCGAGGGCTGGAAGGGGTAGTTCGAATAGCCTGAGGGCTTCCTCGAACGACAGATTTTCTCCTTCAAGGTTCTTCCTGACGTACTCGTACAATTCCGCTCTCACGGCACATCTCCTCGAACGTCTTCAACCCTCTCCTTTCTGCATTACCCATCCTGTAGCTCAGGGTTTTAAAGTACTCCTCAAGGAACTCAGGGGGCATGCTGAACTTCGTTGCAGCTTCCGAAACAACTTCCTCCATGTTTTTTAGGCCCCAGTCGATGGATTTGAATAACATAGCATCAACCGAGTTCGCGTCAACCTCTTGCAGGGAAGAGGATATGCCAAAGACCATCGGGAGGCCTGTGAGTTCGTACCACTCCTCTCCAAGGTCCATCACAACCCTGTATATCATCCTCGCCTTGATTGCTTCATCACCTATTACGAGCGCATGTTTGCAAATTTCGAGTAAATCCGATGCTTTTCCAGAATCTGTAAACACGAGCCTGTTTTTCAGACCTTTCTCCCCCAGGATAATCCTGAGAAGGTTTACAGAGGTCATTGTGTCGGCTGTAACAGCTATGGGGCTTTCGTCGAGTTCTTTCATCTTCGATACGACGACGACACTCAGCACTTTATCCCGTGATGCTATACAGAAGTTGTAGCTCCTGAGCTTTTCGGAATTTTGCAGGAAGAAGAAAGATGGGACAGGAGCGTAGTCTATGAGGCCAGAAGCGAGCATGGATGCCATCTGCTTGGGTGATGCTTCAACGATTTCAAAGTTCCGATTTTCTTTAAAACTCTTTTCAAGCCAGTAGTACGGGAGAAAGTTGTTTATGAGGCCGAATTTTCCAATTCTGAATGGCATTAAACGTCAAAACCGGCAAGGATAAAAAAGCGTTGCTCTTGCCTTATTCTGACAAGGTCTTGAGCTTTCTATATTTTGATGGAGACGAGTCTGTCATTCCTCTTCTCCGTCTGGGGTTTCATATATATCTGCCATACTGGGCTGTCTTTTTCCGGTAGTTTCAGTTGTTACTGACAGAATCCCGGGATTTCGGTACCGCATGCACTCGCGGTATTTTCACTTCCAAGACGACATTCACGAAAATATCCCGTGGGTGTCATTAGAGATGCCACTAAACCTCAATAATAAAGTGCAGCTCTGTCGATGGGTCCTTAAGCAATCGCACCATCTCCCTGCTGAGGTCAGCAGCGGCTTTGTCTGCTTTTATGATGAGTGTCCTCCCGCATACGTAGTCGCTCTTCCTGACAACAATGTCGGTTGGATGAGTGAACGTGAGCCGGGGGCTCCCGAATCCAGTAACGACTTCTCTCATCCCGTAGTCAGGAAGGTAAAGCACAATCATAGCCTTCTTCCCGCCACACAGACACCCCTTTATTTCCTGTGGAAGATCCGAAATCGCTTTACTTGCTCTCACACCTATAATACAGTCACCTCTCGGCGTCAGATGTTCGTCCTTAGTAATCTCGAGGGTTGTTGGATGCTTTGCTGTTATGTTTGGATGACCCCACGCGATGATTACTTCTCTCGGCATGGCATACGTTCCTCCAGTCACACGTTGTGCAGGCTTTCTGCCTCCACACATCCATTATTTCCGGAATCTTCGCTCTAATCTCACTCCATGAAACCTTTGAACCGGGAGAGATAGAGAGCAGATTTAGCGCGAGTTTGTCAAGTTCCCTAATCTCCGCGTCAGCTGTGCTGGAGTACGCACAAACTCCGCTGGAGTTGTGTGGACAGGTGGCGCAGACGTCATCCGCACCGTCAACCACTTCAACTCCAGTCCTTTCAGCATCTTTAAGCGCTCTGAGCAGGTTTTCTACGAACTCGCGGTTATACCCCTCCCCTTTGAAGAAGTGCAGACATATAAGGTGATGCCCTCTGAACCTTACCATATATTAGTCAACCACACTAACCCTATTTAAAGTCATAACCCTACACAGACACCCCTTTATTTCCTGTGGAAGTGTGAGGTTGTAATATCGACAAGCCAATACAAATCTCGATTCGAATTCCTCTAAGCTCTGAGACCGGTAGAAGAGTGAAAAGTCCACGAACACAGATTTACGTCCTTAATAACGTACTCTATTTAACTTTCACAGGAAATAAATAAAGCTAACCAAATTTTCTAAGCTTCTCGAGGATTTCAACAGCTTTATTCATAGTCTCCACGATCTCCGCTATTCTGCATATGTCCTCCTCCCCCTCCAGATCTCTCGCGAGTTTACTGATAGCATCTTTAACTGCATCTTCCACGAGCGATCTATTCCATGTACCATCCCTTTCTGCGGATTTGTTCTCAGATTTTGCTAAATGTTTCACCGCTCCCACTTCAGTGTTTCTATCCTCCATTCCCTCTTTTTCCTGCTGAATCCCCCTATTATCAATCATCTGGCTCTTTTCCACATTCTCTACGCTGACGCCCTCACCCCTGTCAATTATGACGTTTCTGCCACATGAGGGGCAGAAAATCCTGGCGTTATCTTGAAACAGAGGAACCCTACAGTCTGGGCAGTAATACGAGAGCATCTTGGCTCCCTTATAAAGAAGCTCCGCCATCTCCGAAATTTTTTTATCTTCCATGTTACCTATGTTGATAGGCCGCATTTAAAAATTTCACTTCTGGAGGTGGTACGGTGGCAAAAGAGGTGCCAGACAGCGTATTGGAAGTTCTGGACAGAATAATTCAGGACGACACGGTTCCGAGGAATATCAGGCGTGTTGCAAGTGAGATAAAAGAGAACTTGCTTCACGGTGAGGAGAGTCTCGCCGTAAGGGCTGCATCGGCGATCTCGATACTCGAAGAGATCTCTTCCGACCCAAACATCCCGATGCATGTCAGAACCTTGATCTGGAACGTATCGAGCCAGCTCGAGAGGATCTCCGTTGAGGAGTAGGCAAGTAGTCTATACTGGAAATGAAGTAGAAATGTTTTTCCAGTTAGTCTATGCTATCTTGATTTATTATAGATATTGTCGAGCATAACTTGGAAATACAACTGTATATGTTACTACATCCCCTTACCACCCTGCATTCGTTCAACTCTGCTATCTTCTGTTTTCAGTGGATGGGAATTTGTCATAGATTTATAGTGTTGGTTATCTTCCGGAAAGAACGCATTTTCAATCTTATATTGTCCCACTTAACGGTCTGCAATTTCCTTCCGAATTTCTCTTCTTTTTGTTTAGCGTGGATTGAACTATGCTTAGAAAGATCAAGTCTATTACTTCTGCTCTTTTGGTCTGTAAATGAGCTGTACATCTTGTGCAGCGTGTTGAACGAGACTACATAGACCAAGTATTTTTAAACTCATCATCCAGACGAAAGGGGTGTCTTCCAAATTGAAAAAGAGCTTAAAGCTGAGAGATCGGAAGTAGAAGACGTCTTTAAGCTGAGAAACGTGGACTCTTTATGGATAAAGATCTATAGTTAAATTCGTCTATGCTAACGTACTTCTCATAGCAATTCTCGTTCGACTGGGATTCAGGGGGAAAAGATGATGCTGCAGGTCGACTGAGTGGTGAGTTTGCAGACACCATAGGGTAATTATAGACGTTCCAGAAGTTTTGTCCCAAAAACCTTCAGCCTTGAGGTAAGAATAAAGAGGATCCGTAACCGGGGTGGTTTATACTACATCCCAATGAAACTACGAGGAAAATCCAAACGCCATACTAAAAAATTAGCGGGATTTGCCGTTGAGCATCTCCTTTAGCTTAAAAGTTCTCTTTTCTCTCCTCCTCAAGTCATCGAGGATTCTATGGATTCTATTTATCTGGCTGTCTATCATTTCGAGGACTTTTTCCGTACTTATTTCATCCCTGAGTTCCATATACCCTCTCATTATAGCAAGCGGATTTCTCAACCTGTCTGCGAGGTACTCGAACTGCTCAATATTTTCTTTTAACTGTTTTATTGCGGCACTTCTTTCCTTCTCAACATCTATCGCCTTCAGTGCAAAGCCAAGATCGTCCGCGAGGTCGAGTAGCAGCCCTATCTCCTCAGTGTCGAAGGCATCTGAAACTGGCGAGTTAAAGCTCAGAATTCCATAGAACTTCTCCTCGTGGACTATTGGAATTACAAGAACCTGCAGGAATCTGTGCTCATCGTTAATGGGGCATTTTTCACATATTTCGTCTCCCCACTCTACAAGCTTTGCTCTTCTCGTGGTAAGAACTTCTTCAACACAAGGGAGACCCTCCTTTAACCACTCTCTGAGCAGTTTCCTGCTTATCTTTCCCGTAACTGCCACAGGAGAAACTGCTGGCTTTTTACCCTCCCTGACGATTCCAACCCATACGGTCATGTAGTCCTCCACACTGGCAAAGGCTTTGCAGGCCCTCCTCAGCAATATCCTTCCGTCCTTCTCATGAACTATGAGCTGGTTTATCTCACTGGAAATCTGGAGGAGTTTATTCAGGCGTCTCAGGCTATTTTCCATTTTCTTTCTCTCAGTAATATCCCGTATAACTTTGTGGTAGCCTACCAGCCGTCCCTCCTCATCTCTCAGTATTCTCGCTGACTCGAGACAGTCTATCACGTTTCCCCTCTTTGTTCTATATCTAACCTCGAAGTTACTTACAAACTCATTACTGGAGAGACCTTCCAGCAACTTCTTTCTATCAGAGGGATTTACATAAAGCCTCAGGACACTCTGTCCAATTAACTCATCTCTCGTATACCCAAAGAGTTCTTCAGCAGCTTTGTTCACTTCGATTATTCTACCATCCATATCTGTCAGAAGGATTGCATCCATCGAGGATTCGAAGAGTCCCCTGTACTTCTTTTCGCTCTCTCTAACCCTCTCCTCAGCCCTTATTTTCACAATCCCCGCGGCCATATGCTCCGATATCGTATCTATGAGTTTTCTATCGAGTTCTGTTATCCTTTTTCCGGATTTAACTACAAGTTGTATTACACCCTGCAGTTCTCCACCGGAAATAAGGGGGACGGAGTACATCTCTTGGAGGTCACATCCAATACAAAGGTCGTGGAAATGCTCAGTGTACTTACTTCTCTTCATGTCAGGGATATAAAGTGGCTCCTTTCTGAGTGCTGTAACAACCGCAGTACTCTTACTATCTGGTCTGACCTTCTGAACCTTCGCAGATCTCTCCCCAAACTCTTCGTCAAAACCAATCTGCGTTACGGCCCTCAAAGTGTTAGTGTTCTTGTCATATATGAGAATCTCACCCATATCAAAGTCGAATACTCTCTTGAGCGCGTCAATTAAATTCGCTGCAAGTTCCTCTATACTCTCCGACTTGTTTACAGCCTCTCCAACGAGCCTGTACAACTCACTGAGATTGCGGATCTCCTCTTCCATCCGCTTTCTTTCCGTGATGTCTTTTATTATCCCGTGATATATGATAGACTGCCCCTCTTTTATTGCAATTGCCGATTCGAGACAGTGAACGATTTTTCCGTCTTTTCTTCTGTATCTCATTTCCATGTTCCTAACAAAGCCGTCTCTCTCTATCTTTTCTATGAACTTCTTTCTGTCAGAAACGTCAGCGTACAACTCTCTCACGTCCATCTTCAGCAATTCATCTCTCGTATACCCAAAGAGTTCTTCAGCAGCTTTATTCATGTCAAGAATTTTGCCCTCAGACGTCGTCAGGTATATAGTGTCCATCGAGGATTCGAAGAGTCCCCTGTACAACTCCTCACTTTTTCTCAACTCCTCTTCAATCCTTATTTTTGCAATACCAGCAGCTATATGCTCTGAAATGCTCTCGAGAAGCTTTCTGTCTCTTTCTGATATTTTCTTTCCTTTTCTCGTTATTATCTGGATAACACCATGCAGTTTACCCTTTGTGACGAGAGGTAGTGCGTATATCTCTTCGATGTCGAGTTTTCTGAAGATTTCTCTCGCATACGCTGTAAGGTCGTTCTCCTTTACATTGGAGATGTATATCGGCCTCTTTTCGATGGCAGTTCTTACTGCAATACTTGGATTTTCCTCGTTCACCTTATGAACATCAGCAGAATAATCGCCAAAAACTTCAAAACCGAGCTGAACAACAGCTTCGAGTGTATCTGTTTTTGGATTGTATATGAGAATCTCACCCATATCAAAATCTATTACTTCCTTTAACTCCTTCAAAATCATTGACGAGAGTTGCTCTATGCTCTCCGACTTGTTTACAGCTTCCCCTACAATTCTGTGTAGCTCACTAAGCTTTCTGATTTCAGCGTTCATCAGTTTCCTCTCAGTAATGTCTTCCATGGTCTCGATAACTCCAATCACTTCTCCATTTGACCTGAGTAATGAAGCTCTGAAGTAGATCCACTTTCCTATATGCGGGAGGTATAACTCGAGTTCGTACGTGTTTTCGTCAACCTTTCTTATCTTTTTCTTTTTTACTTTCCTCTTTCTGTAAAAGTTCTCAACTCCATCGAGAACAATGTCTGCGAGGAGCGGGCTTGGTTTGGAGAAGAAGGCTTTCCAGTGATTTGTGGTGCCTATTATCTCTTCCTTCCTTATCCCGGTGAGTTCCTCGCACGCCCTGTTCCAGTATCTAACAACGTGGTTCCTGTCGATGACGAATGTCGGTACGGGTACGTTCTCGAGTATTTCTTCGAGCTTGAAGTCTCTACTCATCGTTGACACCTCCTGAACGAAATCTCAGTATGAAAACACTGCCCTCTGGCTCGTTGTCCTCTACGTGTATGCTTCCCCCGTACCTCTCAATGAGAGTTTTCACGAGGTACAGTCCAAGACCAGTCCTTCCTGTTTTCTCTCCTTTGAATCCCTCTTTGAAAATTTCCTCCTTGATTTCATCGGGTATTCCCGGCCCGTTGTCGGCTATTCTAACTTCCACCCAGCCGTTGATGGCTCTCGCTTCAATATCCACTCTCTTCTCTTCTTTGTCGTTATGGAAGATGGCATTAAGGAGAACGTTTTCGAATATTGAGGGGATCATATCGTCTGCAAGAACTTTGAGTCCTGCAGGAATCTTTACATTTACAATAGCTTTGTCCTTCACTTTCTCAATTTCTTTCTCGAGGACTTTCGAAATATCAACGATCTTAAGCCCCCTTCCAGCCATTAACGCCTCTTCTATTTCCCTTATCGTACTTATTAGCTCCGTGCAGACAGCAATTCTCTCTTCTATCTTCTTAAGAAACTCTTCATTGCCGGAATCTCTGTAGAGGTCGAGATAACCCTTTATTATCGTCAGCCCATTCTTTATGTCGTGCCGCAGCATCTTGTTGAGGAGGCTTAAATGCTTGTTCATCCTCTTTATTCTCTCCTCAGCCTCCTTAAGCCTCGTTATATCTCTTGCAATTATTACGAGGTATCTCCTTCCTTCGAGTTCACACTCCTTAAGACTGACAGAAATTGGAAACTTGCTGCCATCCCTCCTTACGTGCCAGCCCTCTACAGCCTCCCCTCTCCAGGCTGGAAGATCCATGACATCGTAAATCGTCTTCTCGAGAAGTTCATCCTTCGTGTATCCCAGCCACTCGCAGGCCGTCATGTTTACATCTATTATTTTCCCGCTCTCTGCCTCGACGAGGAAAATTGCATCATTACTGTAATCCATTAACGTTCTAAACCGCTTTAGTTCTTCTGCTCTGACGCGCTCGGTTATGTCCCTGCTTATCCCGATAATCCCGATAAACTCACCACCTTTATCGTAAACGGGAGCCTTTATTGTCTCGAAGGTGATTTTTCTTCCGTTGATGTACCCCGTTTCCTCAGTGCGCACAATGTCTCCTTTTGTCATCACGAGTTCGTCACTCTCCCTGCACTGGGCGGCAAGATAGGGCGGGAGGATTTCATCGTCTCTCTTTCCTACGATATCCTCTTTGGGTTTTCCGACGAGTTCCGCATAAGCTTTGTTGACGACGATGTTTCTGCCGCATGTATCCTTGAAGTAAACGACATCCGGAATTGAATCGACGAGAGCTTCAAGCAGGTCAACGGTTCGCCAGAACTTTATGGTAATTTTCCTCAGTTCCGTAACATCTCTGCAGACGAGGACGTAATCTTCACTCCCTTCTATTTTCGCAGGATTTATTTCGAGATACCTTGGTTTTCCACCTGAGATTACAACGACTTCAAATTTCTCCGTCCACTTTCCCACCATCTCAGAGAGCCTGATTCTACTTTCATCGTCAAAGCATGGCAGCTCATAGATTTTCTTACCTGAGACATCTGACGTGGACAGTTCTGTAAGGTTAATCCAGGCGTTATTAACGTCCTTCACAGCCCCGTCTGGTGAAACAACTACAACGGGATCGGGGATTGACTTTAGCAAAACGTTCTTCTTTT
Protein-coding regions in this window:
- a CDS encoding PAS domain-containing sensor histidine kinase, producing the protein MDLYEFLMLHELLAFTIPSSEEEFGKEVIERATRILGVRRIALFVELDCVKCMALLGFRNDRDALDAIEEAEILKPDNVFIHRFEGGVLYLEHPLNIKNKKRFFQLFSKRVEELARHFILERRKIELEKKNVLLKSIPDPVVVVSPDGAVKDVNNAWINLTELSTSDVSGKKIYELPCFDDESRIRLSEMVGKWTEKFEVVVISGGKPRYLEINPAKIEGSEDYVLVCRDVTELRKITIKFWRTVDLLEALVDSIPDVVYFKDTCGRNIVVNKAYAELVGKPKEDIVGKRDDEILPPYLAAQCRESDELVMTKGDIVRTEETGYINGRKITFETIKAPVYDKGGEFIGIIGISRDITERVRAEELKRFRTLMDYSNDAIFLVEAESGKIIDVNMTACEWLGYTKDELLEKTIYDVMDLPAWRGEAVEGWHVRRDGSKFPISVSLKECELEGRRYLVIIARDITRLKEAEERIKRMNKHLSLLNKMLRHDIKNGLTIIKGYLDLYRDSGNEEFLKKIEERIAVCTELISTIREIEEALMAGRGLKIVDISKVLEKEIEKVKDKAIVNVKIPAGLKVLADDMIPSIFENVLLNAIFHNDKEEKRVDIEARAINGWVEVRIADNGPGIPDEIKEEIFKEGFKGEKTGRTGLGLYLVKTLIERYGGSIHVEDNEPEGSVFILRFRSGGVNDE